Part of the Juglans regia cultivar Chandler chromosome 14, Walnut 2.0, whole genome shotgun sequence genome, GAGCACCTACAGCAGCTTATTCTAGCATATGGTCCTGCGGTGAGTATGTAAAATATTCAGGCAATTTGCCTAGCAAAAGTTTTCATTTGACTTATTCTTTATATCCCTAATGGTTGTTCAGGTCACTGCTGATATGGCAAAATGTCTGCATTATAGTTCGGGGTTGCAATCGATTAAATTAGATGGTTGTTCAGTTACAACTTCTGGGATAAAAGCCATTGGAAGTTGGCTTGCCTCACTGGAGGAGCTGAGCTTAAGTAAGTGCTCAGGAGTGTCTGATGAAAGTCTATCCTTCCTTGTTCAAACACACAAAGAACTGAGGAAGTTAGACATCACATGCTGCCGCAAGATAACATATGCCTCTATAGACAGCATCACGAATTCATGCACCTCCCTTGCCTCTCTGAGGATGGAGTCTTGTAGTTTCATTTCAAAGGATGCTTTTACGTTGATTGGACGATGCTGCCAATTCTTGGAGGAATTGGATGTCACAGATAATGAAATTGATGATGAAGGTTTTGACTTGGGCCATACTTTGCATGATTTATAATATATGCACAGATGATGTATGTACTTTTATTTCTGCAGGGTTGAAGTCCATCTCGAGATGTTCCAAACTTCTTACCTTAAAGCTTGGGATTTGCTTGAACATAACTGACGATGGGCTTACTCATGTTGCAAATggttgtcctaagctcaaagaGCTAGATTTGTACAGGTTTGTGACTTTTCAACTCTGTAAGACTCCCCTCAAATAATGGGATTCTCTGTAGTTTTCTGAAATTAGGGGCATTGACCCTCCATTGTTCGAATTCAACTTGAAAATGACAATGAACCGACAAGTTATGATCTGGTGGGGAGGGGTGCCCAGCCCAGTCTGAGAAAAGCGTGGTGTAGGGGATGGGGATGCATCGAGCAGTGCTTTGATAAATGAAGAATAACCTAGATCTTCTTTCTCATACGgcatattataaaaacataacttcTGTACATGGGCAATTCCACCTACATGCAGAATTGGGAATTTACACAATTAGTTTTTAATTCAATAGTGGAAATTTTAGTATGTCTTGTGAAGTGTTGGGGAGCTGCaccaaaaaaactttatttgtaCAGACAATTATGTTATTTAACTGTCTGAAATTTCAAGTGCATTTCCCAGACCTGGTTTCATCATAATGTTAGATTGAGTTATATTAAGAAGGCCTTCATTCTTTATTAATCTTTGTTTTCTCTCTTGTAGATCCTCTGGAATAACCGATGCTGGCATAGCAGCAATTGCTCATGGATGTCCTACACTGGAGATGATTAATATTgcttataatgataaaataacgGATAGGTCATTAATATCCTTGTCAAAGTGTCTGATGTTAAAAGCCCTTGAAATTCGAGGATGTCATTCTGTCTCATCAGTGGGTCTATCAGCCATTGCTATGGGATGTAGGCAACTTATGGTGCTGGACATAAAGAAATGTGTTAACATTAACGATAATGGAATGATTCCACTTgctcaattttctcaaaacctCAAAGAGGTACTCTCCGTTTCCTTTCTCTAGTTGTCAGGGACAGAGGGAAATTGAACGTTGATGGCTACATATTAACATAATATTAGGGGTTCGTTTCTTTTGCTGCAGATAAACTTGTCATATTGTTCAGTTACAGATGTAGGGCTCTTGGCCCTTGCCAGCATAAACCAGCTACAGAACATGACTATCTTACACTTGGTGGGTTTGACCCCTAACGGTCTAGCTGCTGGCTTGTTGGCCTGCCAAGGGCTAACAAAAGTGAAGCTCCATAAATCCTTTAAACCTTTACTTCCTCaatctatttttcaattcatgGAAGCCCGTGGCTGTATGTTTCGCTGGAGGGACAAAGCATTCCAGGTACTTATTCGCATCACCGTTCCAGTACAGTTCAACTATATGTATGCttatgaaatgcatgtgaatttcaGTTGTCTAGAATACACCACAAACTTTGTACCAAATGCAATTCCTAAAATATTAAGACGCCATCAGAGAAATGGATACCACCCCTAAGTTCTTAAACGGAACTGCCAGTACATGTCGAATCCCTGTcctgaataaataaaaatctgaaCATAGACTTGGATTACAATTGGAATGGCTGTTATAAACTTGTCATGTCACTCAAATTCTGTACGTGTGGTTGGCAGGTGGAAATAGATCCGAAAGGATGGGAGCTGCATTATGGTAGGAGTCCTGGAGCACCATAGAAAGGGAGAAAAGGAGGGGGGGTGGGATAGACTTGTTTTCTCTGTATTTGACCTCTACTTAATTGGTGCCTGAAGAGTGGAGTCTTGAATTTTATTCAATGGATATTTGGATGCTGAGACTATCCACTCAAAGTTTGAATCAACCATGCATATTTGACCATTTTGTTGGCCTTGTCAGTTTCTGTCTgtgttaaataatattacaaaggTAGACCAGGTGTGAAGAAATTGTAATACTTGCTAGACTAGTCAGTCACTTGGGGAAGGCTTCAGCTGAGTCCAGGTGTGAAGAAATTGTAATACTTGCTAGATATGAGATATGAACTGAGTCAAATATTCACTAGATCTCATCTTCTGATAGCCATGgggaataaattaattaagtaaccaaataataagagataaaataatCTCTTGGACCCCATGCATACGGGAAGGAATCAGGACATAATGCAATAAAAAATTGCCAAGTATCTATTCTTCAACCATCATGACTGGCCTTAAATCCCATTCccattcaaaatattttgacttcaaatataattattttttcttcccgTCGATGGCACTCATGCAGGTTGGATGCCTCGATCTAGAAAACATTGTGGGGCTAGCAAAAGTTATTATTTGTGGCATTTATGCCTGGTCCCTCGAATTTTGTTATTCAAGCAGTTCAAGatcttcattttgattgttcatatatttaatttttttaaaattatttttatttaacttactgattaagaaagtaactatttgtatattaatattttttatatatattttttaaaaatgtttaaaaatattaaaaaatatataaattaaaaaaacgaATTTTGCCTAGCTAGGGACAGTGCTGGCCGGCACTCTAGCAGCTCTCATTGTCGAAAACATTAGAATAACTTTAATTGGGGGTCCAATGCTATACTAATGAAGAATATAAGATAGGTAACTTGCTGACCCACCTACATTAATGTTAGCTGATGTTACAtccattaatcatatatatggaaaaatgtCAAGCACctatgttttgaaaaatgtattgtGGAATTCCAGTTGTGAAGAGAGAAGAAATCAGTGAAATATTAAAACAACATCAGATCAGAAATGCATCCCATCCCATCCCCAAAATATTAAAACCAACTGTCACACGCTGAATCACAAAAGTCGTTGTCTGATtgccatgtaaaaaaaaaaagaaaaaaaaaaagcaaaaagaatgaagaagatGTTGGTCGCAATTGAAATGGCTGTTGTAATCATGTTACTCAGAAATCTGTACGTACGTGTATGTTTCAATCAACCAAATTTGACCATTTTATAGTGAAGATTGAGAACTAATTAGTTGTTTACTCTCTGCTTGAATGATCAATGCCGTGACTTGTGCAGGATATAAATATTCCTCCCCACGACTTTGATCAGCACTTATTATGTACATAATGGGATTGAGATCATGAAGCTATCTATGGTTCGATCCCGGCCATTTTGAGGAAGCAAATTAATGTATAGACCTGGGATATATCATATTACAGGGACATAACACGTACACCAAGAGACATAGGAAATTTCACTGTTCACTCAAGCACATTGCATTAACgtattatatattcatgtatataataaagatgATAATCAGCATTTCTCTCAAATATCATTGATCTCTGAGGATCATTTGTTCCAGGTCACATGTTTGTGTAGGGCCCCTAGGAGAGCTCCTCTAGATCCTTTAGTTCTGGATTGTGGGTCATTCTTCTATACCCCACTCGTTTgaagttttaataaataaatcaattgcTGCAATGATCGCATTcagataaatattaattttttaatattattttcttttatctttcatacttaaaagagaaagaaggtGAAGTAGTACTGGGTGCGTCTTAAATTTGGAAGGGTTAAATCagatttttaattcttttttgggACCAAAAACAACTTTAACGTAATCATGTTGTGCTAGAGCACTATTTCAAGAATTAAGATCTAGACTTGATATAGtggaaaaatagataaaataatataattttaatggaTGGTGCATGTGCATGTTATACTGAAGTCTTAATTGATGTAGAGTATTCGAATCTATAATGTAGAACTGTcatattctatgtttttttttttttataaaaggatcaCGTATCATTCATAAAAGATGACATataaatatgatttaaaaaagttaaatataaatattaatagcTCCCTAACACACTACCGTGACTGATATAATCTAGTCTAGACGACAAATCGTTAAAGACCTAAGTCTAAGGGATTTGTTATACACATCTCTGTTtctgacaaaaaaaaagtaatcagGTGACAATACTCATATCCTGACTAAGCGGAGTAATGTACACCAACTCCATACACTGAGGGAACATCACACCATTCGGACCAATTTCCGAATGgataaaatttttagattttttattttttaaaaaaagataaacaagatacgaaataaattacaaaaaaaattactgaaACAATAGAAAAGGACAATGTTGACAACGCTTGACTATCTTGAAAATATAGATgaacataaatataacaagcaATGGTGAAAATTTTTCAGAATAGTGCATTGTTGCCCACATgttaagggcaggtttgagacacaagacaaaacataaaattctcatctcatctcatctcatcattacatttttttcaaatcttcatacaaaatataataaacaatttaactttttcaaatctcaatacacatttttcaaattttaaaataataataatattaaaacataatattttaaacttcaaaataaaggcttcgtttggatcatcagttactctcaattcatctcaattcatcattacaactttttcaaattctaacacaaaaatataataaacaattcaactttttcaaatctcaaaataataataatattaaaaaataatattataataatattttatcatctcaattcaattcaactcaactcacttcaacattcaaactcacGTAAAATATacaattctcatctcaccctctaAACTTCCTATCTTTTGATTATAACTCTCATTGCGGGTATCAAAATATGTCTAAGACtccaatttgaaaaaaaaatcctgccGCACGCATCATgttaagtcttttttttataaagtgtgagattttttattataaaatatatcaatgtTTTTCATGGTATGGTATGGGTGTGTTAGATGATGGGTGacggaaagaaattaaaaagaaaaaaaatttcgtaAGTCTACAAGAATCATGATTGGCCCTAAAAGGCCCATTTCCATTATTCAAACGTTTGACCTTGActgcatgcatacacataactcTTGGATCAGTCTGTTCCCCTACTCCCACTCCCAACAGTAATGGCACTAATAGTTAGTCATAATAGACTCTCCTCGATCTTCACTCCAGCCAGCAAAAGTCAGTACTGTTATTCCCCGAATCCAGTACATGCAAAAAAGCAATATCCTTGTAtctgcttcgtttggttaccaaactcatctcaactcatctcaactcatcattataacttttttaaattttaacataaaatataataaataattcaacttttttaaatctcaaaataataataatattaaaaaataatattctaataatattttatcatctcaactcaactcaactcaactcacttcaacatccaaacacaacctaaaccaACAGAGATTTGAAATCTTACTCCCTGTATAATTCGGTGCAATGAAAATGTCAGATCGTGACGTCATTTTTATTGTTTCGATCGAGTacatatatcttaatttttttaaaaatgatttatacataatatttttataatattttatattattttttaaatatagagtatttttataaaatattttataaaaataatattattttataaaaaaaaattatatttacagtctctATTTAAAGAGTGTAcgtacattaaataaaaaaaatatcattttgataaagatattattataattttaaaaaaatttaatgataaaattaactGAACTTGTAATGaaattctcatttaaaaactgtatgtaatattactctttataaaaatatgttgtatgtatattattattatttctcaatattATACATAAGAGCTCATGATCTTTGTCGAAGTGGTTCTGAGTCtgcttgcatgcatatatgtacaCGAATTGGGATGCTAGCTTTGCATGTGTGAATAATGGAGGGTTTGATGTCAGAAGATTCTCCAcacaaagaaattttgaaatgcatgtgaaaagCACGTATCCATCTATCTACCTATCTTTTAACTTGGTTGCCTCAAAAGTCTCCTCTAATTTTTATCAACCGATTGACTTtgcatttgattatatatagtGCAGTACGTACCGGTACGTACTCATTCGTGCTCTATAAATGACACAGCGCGCTTTCAAGTACTTGTGGCCCATTACGTGCATCACATGCATAATGGATATCATATTGTACTATCGAGCCCGAATAATAGTTTGGAGAAAATTACGTGTAAGAAGCGCGTATTTCATGATAACGtataaagttctttttttttttataataaaaacagaCTTAATTTGATTCAATGAATCTGTTAATTATtaaagtaacttttttttaattttattttataaaaagatcacATATCATTTATAAAAGAGGACATataaatatgacttaaaaaaagtcaaatacaaattttaaaagctCCCCAGCACACTATCGTGACTGACATGATCTAGTCCAGATGATAGATCGCTAAAGACTTAAATCTAAGAAATCCGTCGTACATATCTCTGTTTTCGACAGAGAAAAAGTAACTAGGTGACAAAACCCATACCCAAACTAAGCGGAGTAGGGTACACCAACCCCATACACTACTAAAGTAGAGAGGAGACAACACACCGTTTGGACCAAGATCCGAAAAgacaaaatttttagattttttatttattttaaaaaagattgacaagacacaaaataaattataaagaaaaactaCTGAAACAATAGAAAAAGACAATGCTTCAACAAATACGGTGGCGCGTGCGGTACACGCGCCTCCCTGGAAGAAAACCGCCAACTGATCTTGGAGCTTCTGGACTCATAAGCCCCAGCGGAGCTGCGCGTGGCAACGGCAGAGGCCTCCTGGCGGCACAAGAAAGCCGTTCACCGAACGCAACCTTAACCTTTGGGCCGCGCGTGTGGGCAACTCGCTGCTCCGTTTGGCGCCACCTTCGGTAAACTTGAAGATTGGCGACTGGGCAATGATATGGAGAGGCGCGTGCTCCTCTAAAGTCACCGGACATTTCAGATCTGCGATTCTCCCTTATTTAGCctgtaaaatacaaaaaatataaaaaacagagcactacACAGAGGGGAcaaggggagggagggagggagggggaaggagccgaagctcccaccccctcgttATACGAAGTTGAGAGGTAGATGGATTCGAGAGAGACGGGTTTGAGAGATTTTGAGAGTGTCGTTATATTATTAAAGTAACTTAGTCCTCATTCACACATAATAGTTTGGAGATAAACTTGATTCATGTCTTTATTCATGGCGGTCATGCCACTTAAATAACACATGTAGCTTTCTTATCAGTTCAATACGTAACAAAAAGGATAAGCACAACTAGAGATAAACATGAGACTTATTAACAATCCGTACTCAATGGAGAAAGGTTGATTTAGGCTTTGtttagataataagatgagattgtttttaaatattttgtatgtttagatttggaaatgagatgatgtggttttaattttttggagatTTAATAGATGTGAGTCTTATCAATTATTGTATAGTATttgcaatattaattttattttatttataatatatttattaatagtagtttataaatgagaaattttatttgtaatcttGAGTCGAGAATTGCGTGTGCAGTCCCATTGATGAATGATggtaaaaggagaaaaaatattattttaaaaaagatattattgtaattttaattttttttaaatataattactgTATGAGCTTGCATGAACAATCTCCATTTAGGAACTGTATGTGGACTAActcttt contains:
- the LOC108996995 gene encoding F-box/LRR-repeat protein 3-like, with the translated sequence MKKHRDLIVSPFDLLTDEIVFAILDRLNDDALAKKSFSLACKSFYTIESLHRRALRPLRSELVTRLLKRYRFISHLDLSLCPCVEDGTLFRVAAETQSRLRSIDLSKSRFFTHAGLSSLVAMCAGLVEIDLSNRTELSDSAAAVLAQAKNLERLRLARCKMITDMGIGCLAVGCRKLRLVCLKWCLRVSDLGVGLIAMKCKEIRSLDLSYLPITEKCLSPILQLEHLEDLVLEGCPGIDDDGLATLKHSCNSIKMLNLSKCQNVSHVGLSHLTNGAEHLQQLILAYGPAVTADMAKCLHYSSGLQSIKLDGCSVTTSGIKAIGSWLASLEELSLSKCSGVSDESLSFLVQTHKELRKLDITCCRKITYASIDSITNSCTSLASLRMESCSFISKDAFTLIGRCCQFLEELDVTDNEIDDEGLKSISRCSKLLTLKLGICLNITDDGLTHVANGCPKLKELDLYRSSGITDAGIAAIAHGCPTLEMINIAYNDKITDRSLISLSKCLMLKALEIRGCHSVSSVGLSAIAMGCRQLMVLDIKKCVNINDNGMIPLAQFSQNLKEINLSYCSVTDVGLLALASINQLQNMTILHLVGLTPNGLAAGLLACQGLTKVKLHKSFKPLLPQSIFQFMEARGCMFRWRDKAFQVEIDPKGWELHYGRSPGAP